One stretch of Muribaculum intestinale DNA includes these proteins:
- a CDS encoding metallophosphoesterase — MAIAFLTISQGAEARDIRMMSYNIRNATGLDGKIDTRRIASVIDSVAPDVVAIQEIDSITGRSHGRNLLAEIAGYAGMRHVYAPAIDFDGGKYGIGIICKEKPIKEIRVALPGREEHRALLAVEFKDYIFACTHLSLTEQDRLASLTRIDSVASLSDKPFFIAGDFNSHPGDRFMERFTKKFDILSTTEEMSFPADKPVELLDYIAVKKGTPEIAGTRKSNVVEEPVASDHRPVYACVTMKQRHDKIIRVKPYLQNPTDGGITVMWQTSVPSTGVVEYGTSPDSMTRERTLLDGQADWGTMHKVRLSGLKPGRKYYYRVISREILRYGAYRKTFGDSATSELKSFTLPSPASTDFTAIVFNDLHQHSETFKALCKHIKKVDYDFVVFNGDCIDDPQSHAQATRFLKELNKGVGADSVPVFYIRGNHEIRGAFSTGLRDLFDYAGGKVYSAFNWGDTRFVILDCGEDKPDTTSVYYGMNDFTRLRQDQVQFLKEELKTKEFKKSGKKVLLHHAPVYGLDVSYTDYNPCLEMWGPILEKAPFDVAINAHTHKYAFHPRGSRGNNYPVVVGGGYKMDSATVMILSRKGSELRLKVLNTKGDVLLDKLM, encoded by the coding sequence ATGGCCATCGCGTTTCTGACAATATCGCAGGGAGCAGAGGCACGCGACATCAGAATGATGAGTTATAACATCCGCAATGCCACCGGGCTCGACGGTAAAATCGACACAAGGAGGATAGCCTCGGTCATCGACAGTGTGGCGCCTGATGTTGTCGCCATTCAGGAAATCGACAGCATCACCGGGCGTAGCCACGGCCGTAACCTTCTGGCCGAAATCGCTGGCTACGCCGGAATGCGTCATGTCTATGCTCCGGCAATAGATTTCGACGGGGGCAAGTATGGCATCGGCATCATATGCAAGGAGAAACCGATAAAAGAGATAAGGGTCGCTCTTCCCGGACGTGAGGAGCATCGTGCGCTTCTCGCTGTCGAGTTTAAGGATTACATATTTGCATGCACTCACCTTTCGCTCACCGAACAGGACCGTCTCGCATCGCTGACCCGGATAGACAGCGTGGCTTCGCTGTCCGACAAACCGTTTTTCATAGCCGGCGATTTCAACTCACATCCGGGTGACCGGTTCATGGAGCGGTTCACCAAGAAATTCGACATTCTTTCAACCACGGAAGAGATGTCGTTTCCGGCTGACAAGCCTGTTGAGCTGCTCGATTACATTGCCGTAAAGAAAGGTACCCCCGAAATTGCCGGAACGAGAAAGAGCAATGTTGTCGAGGAGCCTGTGGCTTCGGACCACAGACCGGTATATGCCTGTGTGACAATGAAGCAACGCCACGACAAGATAATCCGTGTCAAGCCATATCTCCAGAATCCGACCGACGGCGGCATAACGGTTATGTGGCAGACAAGCGTACCCTCCACCGGTGTGGTGGAGTACGGCACATCGCCCGACAGCATGACACGCGAGCGCACTCTTCTCGACGGACAGGCCGACTGGGGCACTATGCACAAGGTGCGTCTCAGCGGACTCAAGCCCGGCCGGAAATACTATTATCGGGTAATCTCGCGCGAGATACTCCGGTATGGCGCTTACCGCAAAACGTTTGGCGACTCAGCCACAAGCGAGCTGAAGTCGTTTACACTTCCATCGCCTGCATCAACGGATTTCACGGCCATTGTATTCAACGACCTCCATCAGCATTCCGAGACATTCAAGGCCCTATGCAAACATATCAAGAAGGTGGACTATGACTTTGTGGTGTTCAACGGCGACTGTATAGATGACCCGCAGAGCCATGCCCAGGCGACACGCTTTCTCAAGGAACTCAACAAAGGAGTTGGGGCCGACAGTGTGCCGGTGTTCTATATCCGCGGCAATCATGAGATACGAGGCGCATTTTCGACCGGTCTGCGCGATTTGTTTGATTATGCGGGAGGGAAGGTTTATTCGGCATTCAACTGGGGCGACACACGTTTTGTGATTCTCGACTGCGGAGAGGACAAACCCGATACCACGAGCGTATACTACGGCATGAACGATTTCACCCGTCTGCGTCAGGATCAGGTACAATTTCTTAAAGAGGAATTAAAGACAAAAGAGTTCAAGAAATCAGGCAAGAAGGTGCTGCTGCACCACGCCCCGGTATATGGACTCGATGTCAGCTACACCGATTACAATCCGTGTCTTGAAATGTGGGGCCCTATTTTAGAGAAGGCGCCTTTCGATGTGGCAATCAATGCCCATACCCACAAGTATGCATTTCATCCGCGCGGCAGCCGGGGCAACAACTATCCGGTAGTAGTGGGCGGAGGTTATAAGATGGACAGTGCCACCGTCATGATTTTAAGCCGCAAAGGGTCGGAACTCCGCCTGAAAGTACTGAACACCAAAGGCGATGTCCTCCTTGACAAACTAATGTAA
- a CDS encoding PA14 domain-containing protein, giving the protein MRTLKTIVLAVAAMLSASGHSMPSASSPRYTLSLDGPRWHMMRDTAASWEHDRLYLPEEITSIEYLPVNAPTGGWEMLTPENAVSVSVPGTVEEYLTTSKRPSPDDFKGVSWWFTTVSVPGNLKGRRAMLHFESVRMRAEVYLDGRLVGYDIIGESPFDVDITDALVPGKTHTLAVRVTNPGGNFHWQDFTQMRWGDYKIPPGRGFGGLVGRVRLDVVDAVYIEDIYMQNQPVPTRVKAIVNVRNTSPKVAVRTVGYTVTPKNVSDKVVARGSRKLYLEPGDNSVELEIDVPDARLWDIDSPELYQCDVTLSDGKRPVDSDRRTFGFRWFSPDGIGEEAVLRLNGRRVMLRSAISWGYWPATGLHARPDMARKQIAVAKSMGLNMLNFHRSIGSPVVLEQADSMGILYYEEPGAIHSADHDPFIRAIVNTKLKRMVKRDRSHPSLVIYNLINELGGVRAADTALMAKRRADLVEARSIDPSRVMTLTSGWASNEKSEEDSKFHMRPFDPVPYFRGWYDNHRAGGPATWHDALYRNPIDQLMYCDNHTEVYMRGEEGAISTPPRIALIERAIDSSGTDGWDGAFWRDQAREWHSYFRRKNLAAGFGNLDSLTRSLGDIQLYHQGRRIQGMRMGNLGDAYVINGWESMLYDNHSGVVDNYRNCKGNVNTIARFTRPLYVAVSPRTQFVRLPGTVEVDFHIVNEADLNGRFTLVVESTAPDGEKRRLLSRDVEVAGGDTFGQLLAEAEPLELKGGDGLYTISARLTDASGRTVADGYEEVLGLVPDEAALPGRGAIYGEPDDPVARYYKSVTGRELPAYDPSMERLDWLIVTRPALDEATPIPVGYFDNASGPAFRVTWFHDNDIFAPAGTSSDNCLDRRFVGGAQPDPLIPANQEFSAIWEGTLVAPESGNYLIGINTDRGVRMEVKGQRIADDWGNNKEASFTSPFYFEKGEKVDIMVQYRQTRPDGKVRLVWTMPGTSEIAPESVVDRAVSDGTTLLLLKSPESWMQFLNPAAGIGYESNFTVGTDWVGGVHFVTDHPVLSGLPVNTAMNWPYQELVKEGNSRLGFKIADERFIAGAYRSWPFHLGTAMGETPCGKGRVLYTTLRLCEPLLSPEPAAEPARKLFGNIIRWAASGK; this is encoded by the coding sequence ATGAGAACCTTAAAGACCATTGTATTGGCCGTTGCGGCCATGCTTTCAGCGTCGGGCCACTCCATGCCGTCGGCCTCTTCGCCGCGCTACACTCTTTCGCTTGACGGCCCGCGCTGGCATATGATGCGCGATACCGCCGCATCGTGGGAACACGACAGGCTTTATCTGCCTGAAGAGATAACTTCTATAGAGTATCTGCCGGTGAACGCACCTACAGGAGGGTGGGAGATGCTTACCCCCGAAAATGCCGTCAGTGTGAGTGTGCCGGGCACAGTCGAGGAGTATCTTACGACATCGAAGCGTCCTTCGCCCGACGATTTCAAGGGCGTGAGCTGGTGGTTCACCACCGTCAGTGTGCCGGGGAATCTGAAAGGACGCCGTGCCATGCTTCACTTCGAGTCGGTGAGAATGCGTGCCGAGGTGTATCTCGACGGTCGGCTTGTCGGCTACGACATCATCGGCGAGTCGCCTTTTGACGTCGACATTACCGATGCCCTCGTCCCGGGCAAAACACACACTCTTGCAGTGCGTGTCACCAATCCCGGAGGTAATTTCCACTGGCAGGATTTTACTCAGATGCGCTGGGGTGATTACAAGATTCCGCCCGGACGCGGATTCGGTGGTCTTGTCGGCAGGGTCAGGCTCGATGTTGTCGACGCGGTATACATCGAGGACATATATATGCAGAATCAGCCTGTGCCAACCCGCGTGAAAGCGATAGTGAATGTGCGTAACACAAGTCCCAAGGTGGCAGTGCGTACTGTCGGGTATACTGTTACACCAAAGAACGTGTCGGACAAGGTGGTGGCACGCGGCTCGCGCAAGTTGTATCTGGAGCCTGGCGACAACAGCGTGGAACTGGAGATTGATGTGCCCGACGCGCGTCTGTGGGACATCGATTCGCCCGAACTGTATCAGTGTGATGTTACCTTGTCCGACGGCAAGCGACCGGTCGACAGCGACAGGCGCACTTTCGGTTTCCGGTGGTTCTCGCCCGATGGTATCGGCGAGGAGGCCGTACTGAGGCTCAACGGCAGGCGCGTGATGCTGCGCTCGGCGATAAGCTGGGGCTACTGGCCGGCCACCGGACTGCATGCGCGGCCGGATATGGCACGCAAGCAGATTGCCGTAGCTAAGTCCATGGGGCTCAATATGCTCAATTTCCATCGGTCGATTGGCTCTCCGGTAGTGCTCGAACAGGCCGACTCGATGGGTATACTATACTACGAAGAGCCGGGCGCAATACACTCTGCCGACCACGACCCCTTCATACGCGCGATTGTCAACACCAAGCTGAAGCGCATGGTAAAGCGCGACCGCTCCCATCCTTCGCTGGTAATCTACAATCTTATAAACGAACTCGGCGGAGTGCGTGCCGCCGATACGGCTCTGATGGCAAAGCGGCGTGCCGATCTTGTCGAGGCCCGGTCAATCGACCCGTCGCGTGTGATGACGCTTACCTCAGGCTGGGCTTCCAATGAAAAGAGTGAGGAGGACTCGAAGTTCCACATGCGTCCGTTCGACCCCGTGCCATATTTCCGTGGCTGGTATGATAATCATCGCGCCGGAGGCCCTGCCACATGGCACGACGCCCTGTATCGCAATCCGATCGACCAACTGATGTATTGCGACAATCATACTGAAGTATATATGCGCGGCGAGGAGGGCGCCATATCCACCCCTCCGCGTATCGCTCTCATCGAACGTGCGATTGACTCTTCCGGCACCGACGGATGGGACGGCGCTTTCTGGCGCGACCAGGCAAGGGAGTGGCACAGTTATTTCCGCCGCAAAAATCTTGCAGCCGGCTTCGGTAATCTTGATTCACTGACACGCTCGCTCGGCGACATTCAGCTTTACCACCAGGGGCGCCGCATTCAGGGCATGCGCATGGGAAATCTCGGCGATGCATATGTCATCAACGGATGGGAGTCGATGCTTTACGACAATCATTCGGGTGTTGTCGACAATTACCGCAACTGCAAAGGCAATGTCAATACGATAGCGCGCTTTACACGCCCGCTATATGTGGCGGTATCGCCGCGCACACAGTTTGTGAGGCTACCGGGCACTGTCGAAGTCGACTTCCATATAGTCAATGAGGCGGATCTAAACGGTCGTTTTACCCTTGTCGTCGAGAGTACGGCACCGGACGGAGAAAAGAGAAGATTGCTTTCACGCGATGTCGAGGTGGCGGGAGGCGATACATTCGGACAGCTGCTTGCCGAGGCTGAGCCTCTTGAGCTGAAAGGGGGCGACGGACTATACACCATATCCGCCCGTCTGACCGATGCCTCGGGGCGCACTGTGGCCGACGGATATGAAGAAGTGCTCGGTCTGGTGCCCGACGAAGCCGCTCTGCCCGGACGCGGGGCGATATACGGAGAGCCTGACGACCCTGTGGCGCGGTACTATAAGTCCGTTACCGGTCGTGAGCTCCCTGCGTACGACCCTTCGATGGAGCGTCTCGACTGGCTTATAGTCACACGTCCGGCCCTTGACGAGGCCACGCCGATACCTGTGGGGTACTTTGACAATGCCTCCGGTCCGGCATTCCGGGTTACGTGGTTTCACGACAACGACATTTTCGCTCCGGCAGGCACATCGTCCGACAACTGCCTCGACCGCCGGTTTGTAGGCGGAGCACAGCCCGACCCTCTTATTCCGGCCAACCAGGAATTCTCGGCAATATGGGAGGGTACGCTCGTTGCTCCCGAGTCGGGCAATTATCTGATAGGGATAAATACCGACAGAGGTGTTCGCATGGAGGTCAAAGGACAGCGCATAGCCGACGATTGGGGTAACAACAAGGAGGCATCGTTTACATCGCCGTTTTATTTCGAAAAGGGTGAGAAAGTCGACATCATGGTACAGTACCGCCAGACGCGTCCCGACGGAAAGGTCAGACTCGTGTGGACTATGCCCGGCACGTCGGAGATTGCTCCCGAGTCGGTTGTCGACCGTGCGGTGTCCGACGGCACGACACTGCTTCTGCTGAAGTCGCCCGAGTCGTGGATGCAGTTTCTCAATCCTGCCGCCGGCATAGGGTATGAGAGCAACTTCACTGTCGGCACCGATTGGGTAGGAGGAGTTCATTTCGTCACCGACCATCCCGTACTGAGCGGATTGCCTGTCAATACCGCCATGAACTGGCCATATCAGGAGCTCGTAAAGGAAGGAAACAGCCGCCTTGGATTCAAGATAGCCGACGAGCGTTTCATAGCCGGTGCCTACCGTTCGTGGCCGTTCCATCTCGGCACTGCAATGGGCGAGACTCCTTGTGGCAAAGGCAGGGTGCTTTATACCACCCTTCGCCTGTGTGAGCCCCTTCTGTCGCCGGAGCCGGCGGCCGAACCTGCGCGCAAACTCTTCGGCAACATCATCCGCTGGGCCGCCTCCGGCAAGTAA
- a CDS encoding sulfatase, with protein sequence MNKLQSGLLFSLTGITAAASLPSCTSQKKADEQKPYNIVYIMTDDHTAQMMSCYDKRYMETPNLDRIANDGVRFTNSFVANSLSGPSRACMITGKHSCANKFYDNTTCVFDNTQQTFPKLLQKGGYQTALVGKWHLESLPTGFDYWEIVPGQGDYYNPDFITQDNDTIQKHGYLTNIITDDAIDWMENKRDKEKPFCILIHHKAIHRNWLSDTCNLSLYEDKTFPLPDNFFDDYEGRPAAAAQEMGIVKDMDMIYDLKMLRPDKDSRLRSLYESYIGRMDKEQRAAWDRFYGPIIEDFYKKNPQGKELADWKFQRYMRDYMKTVKSLDDNVGRVLDYLEEKGLLDNTLVVYTSDQGFYMGEHGWFDKRFMYEESMRTPLIMRLPAGFDRKGDIDALVQNIDYAPTFLELAGQPVPDDIQGVSLLPLLKGEQTDTPRKSLYYHFYEYPAEHMVKRHYGVRTDRYKLIHFYNDIDVWELYDLQSDPSEMHNLYGLKEYEPVVAELKEELKRLQEQYDDPVRFSPDRDKE encoded by the coding sequence ATGAACAAACTACAGTCCGGATTACTTTTTTCCCTCACGGGGATTACCGCCGCCGCGTCGCTGCCGTCGTGCACGTCGCAGAAAAAGGCCGATGAGCAAAAGCCCTACAACATTGTGTACATAATGACCGACGACCATACGGCCCAGATGATGAGCTGCTATGACAAGCGGTACATGGAGACTCCCAATCTCGACCGTATAGCCAACGATGGCGTGCGCTTCACCAACAGTTTTGTGGCAAACTCGCTCAGCGGTCCCAGCCGTGCGTGCATGATTACCGGCAAGCACAGCTGCGCCAACAAATTCTACGACAATACTACCTGTGTGTTCGACAACACCCAGCAGACTTTCCCGAAACTGCTGCAAAAGGGCGGCTACCAGACAGCCCTCGTGGGGAAATGGCATCTTGAGAGCCTTCCCACCGGATTTGACTACTGGGAAATCGTGCCCGGCCAGGGCGATTACTACAACCCCGATTTCATAACCCAGGACAACGACACTATACAGAAACACGGGTATCTGACAAATATCATCACCGACGATGCCATCGACTGGATGGAAAACAAGCGCGACAAAGAGAAACCGTTCTGCATACTCATACATCACAAGGCTATTCACCGCAACTGGCTTTCGGACACATGCAACCTGTCGCTGTACGAGGACAAGACATTCCCACTGCCCGACAATTTCTTTGACGACTACGAGGGACGTCCCGCCGCTGCCGCCCAGGAGATGGGTATCGTGAAGGATATGGACATGATATACGACCTCAAGATGCTGCGTCCCGACAAGGACTCACGCCTGCGCTCACTCTATGAAAGCTATATCGGGCGCATGGACAAGGAGCAGCGCGCCGCCTGGGACCGTTTTTACGGGCCTATAATCGAGGATTTCTACAAAAAGAATCCTCAGGGAAAGGAGCTCGCCGACTGGAAATTCCAGCGCTATATGCGCGACTACATGAAGACCGTGAAGTCGCTTGACGACAATGTGGGGCGCGTGCTCGATTATCTTGAAGAAAAGGGCCTGCTCGACAACACTCTCGTAGTCTACACATCCGACCAGGGATTCTACATGGGAGAACACGGATGGTTTGACAAGCGCTTCATGTATGAGGAGTCGATGCGCACTCCGCTCATCATGCGTCTGCCCGCTGGATTCGACCGCAAAGGCGATATCGACGCTCTCGTGCAGAACATCGACTATGCACCGACATTCCTCGAACTGGCCGGACAGCCAGTGCCCGACGACATTCAGGGCGTGTCACTTCTGCCGTTGCTTAAGGGCGAGCAGACCGACACTCCGCGCAAATCGCTGTACTACCACTTTTATGAATACCCCGCTGAGCATATGGTAAAGCGCCACTACGGCGTGCGCACCGACCGATACAAACTGATACACTTCTACAACGACATCGATGTATGGGAACTGTACGACCTGCAGAGCGACCCATCGGAGATGCACAATCTCTATGGCCTCAAAGAGTATGAGCCTGTTGTGGCCGAACTCAAAGAGGAGCTAAAGCGCCTCCAGGAGCAGTATGACGACCCAGTACGCTTCTCTCCCGACCGCGACAAGGAGTAA